The nucleotide sequence ATGACCATCGGGGACTACCCCGACTATCTGGCGCTGGGCTTCCTGCGCAATCAGGCGATGCTGACAGATGCGGATGAGGTCACCGGCATTGAGTATGACGAGGAGCTTGGCGTCGTGGTGGTGCGCACCACCGTGGAGACCGACCATGAGGAGAAACTCGCGAAGAAAACCCGCACCTCCGGCTGCGCGGTCGGCACCGTCTTTGGCGACATGATGGAAGAACTTGAGGGGCTGACGCTGCCCGATGCGCAGGTCAAAACATCCGATCTTTACGCCTTGGCCGCAACGATCAACACCACGCCCAGCCTCTATCTGGAGGCCGGTGCGATCCATGGCACGGTGCTCTCCCAAGGCGCGCGGCCATTGGTCTATATGGAAGACGTGGGCCGCCATAATGCCGTCGACAAGGTGGCGGGCTGGATGCAGGCCGAGGGCGCAAGTGCCGCCGACAAAACGCTTTACACCACGGGGCGTCTGACCTCGGAAATGGTGATGAAATGCGCGCTGATGGGCATCCCGGTGCTGGCCTCGCGCTCGGGCTTCACGGCCTGGGGTGTCGAGTTGGCGCAGCAGGTGGGCCTGACGCTGATTGGCCGGATGCGCGGGCAGCGGTTCATGTGCCTGTCCGGCGCGGACCGGCTGGTTTGGGACGCGGACCCCTCGGCTGTGGCCGACGATCCCAAACGCGCCCGCAGAAAGAGCGCTACATGACAGTTTCATCTTGGCAAAAATATGCCCCCCGGAGGGCCCGCTAAATGCAGCAACCCGCGGGTGTAATTCTGGCAGGCGGCCAATCGCGCCGCATGGGCGGCGGCGACAAAGGGATGCTGCGCCTTGGCGGGCAGACCCTGCTGGAGCGCGTCACCGAAAGGTTGGAGCCGCAGGTGGCAGAGCTGGCGCTGAACGCCAATGGCAACCCCGCCCGGTTCGGCACCGCGCTGCCGGTGGTTGCAGATAGTATCGACGGCTTTGCGGGTCCATTGGCGGGCGTGCTGGCCGGCATGGACTGGGCCGCCTCACGTGGCCACAGCCATATCGTCACCGCCGCCGCCGACACGCCGTTTTTTCCCTGCGATCTGGTGCCGTATTTGATGCTGGCGGCGGAAACCGCCCCTATTGCTTTGGCGGCCACGCCGGACCCGGAACGGGGCATGTCGCGCCACCCGACCTTCGGGCTATGGCCAGTGGACCTACGCGACGACCTGCGTGCCGCGCTAGAAGATGGCGTGCGCAAGGTGGTGCAATGGACCGACCGGCATGGCATGGCGCTGGCCGAGTTCGGGGTCACGCCGTTTGACCCGTTCTTCAACGTCAACACGCCGGATGACATGGCGCAGGCGGAGGCGTATCTGGCATGAAGGTTTTCGGCGTCACCGGCTGGAAGAATTCCGGCAAAACCGGTCTGATGGAGCGGCTGGTGGCGGAGTTCGTGTCACGTGGCCTGACCGTTTCGACCCTGAAACACGCCCATCACAGCTTTGACGTGGACCGCCCCGGCAAGGACAGTGACCGGCACCGGGTCGCGGGCGCGCATCAGGTGTTGCTATCCTCGTCCAACCGCTGGGCCCTGATGACCGAGCTGCGCGGGGCGGATGAGCCGCCTCTGGCAGAATTGTTGGCGAAATTGTCACCGGTCGATCTTGTGCTGGTAGAGGGCTACAAACGCGACCGGCACCCCAAGATCGAGGCGCATCGCGGCGAGACCGGCCAGCCGCTGATTGCCCCGGGCGACCCCACGATCCGGGCCGTCGCCAGCGACGAGGAACTTCCTGATCTGGACATCCCTGTGATTGATCTCGATGACACCACCGGCATTGCCAATTTCATCGCGGGGCAGCTGGAATTATGAGCCTGTTTGACACCTATATCATGGTCGACTGGTCAGGCGGCAACGACGCGGGACCGACCCCCAGAAAGGATGCCATTTGGGCCTGCATCGCGCGGGGCGGAGTGACAGAAACGCCGGTCTATTTGCGCAACCGCGAGGTGGCGGAGACGTGGCTGACAGAAATGATCGCTGACGAGATTGGTGCTGGCCGGCGCGTGTGCGCGGGCTTTGACTTCCCCTTCGGCTATCCACGGGGCTTTGGCGCGGCGCTCACCGGTTCGAACGATCCGCTGGCCTTGTGGGACTGGTTCGCGGACCACATCGAGGACGCGCCGGAGGGCAACAACCGTTGCCAGGTGGCCTCGGACATTAATGCTTTACTTGAAGGGGTTGGCCCGTATTGGGGCAACCCGTACCCGACCCGGGACTTCGCACATTTGCCCCGCAAGGGGCTGGCGCGCAGCAACCGGGACTTCCCGGAGAAACGTGCTGTTGAAGAACTGGCCAAGGGCAGTTTTACCTGTTGGCAGTTGTCAGGTGCGGGGGCCGTGGGCTCTCAGGTGATGATGGGGCTGCCGGTGCTGGCACGGCTGCGTCACCGGTTTTCAGGTCAGGTCGCGGCCTGGCCGTTTGAGGTTCTGGACCGCCCCGTGGCACTTGTTGAGATCTGGCCGTCCCTGATTGCCGGCGCGGTTGCACGGGACATGCGCGCGGGCGAGATCAAGGACGCCGCTCAGGTCCGGGTGCTGGCAGGCGCCGTTGCGCGGCTGGATGCGAAAGGCGCGTTAGAGCCGCTGTTGCGCGCCGGCACGGCGGGCGACCGCGAGGGGTGGATTTTGGGCGTGGGTTTCGAGGCGCAGCTGGAACGGGCCGCGACGGGAGAGGTCTATGCCTGACAAAGCCCTTCCCAACGACTGTTTTGCCCTGCCGCAAGGCGTGGATTGGACGCCAGTGGACACCGCCTTGGCGGCTTTGCGCGAAGCGTTGGGGCCTGTTGTTTCGCGCGAAGCGCTGCCCGGAGCAAGCGCCCTTGGTTCGATTTTGGCGGAAGATTTGGTGGCCGTGCGATCGAATCCTCCTGCGGCAAACTCGGCAATTGATGGCTACGGGTTTGCCTTTGACACCATGACGGATGACATGCCCTTGGTGTCAGGTCGCGCTGCGGCAGGCGCGCCGTTTGAGGGCGACTTGCCGGCAGGGTCTGCCATCCGCATCCTGACCGGCGCGGTGCTGCCTGCGGGGGTCGACACAGTGGTTATGCAGGAAGAGTGCGAGTTGCTGGAAGGCAACCGCGTTCGGTTTTTGGCGCGGGTGAAGCCGGGGCAGAATACCCGGGAGGCAGGCGAAGACGTGCGACAGGGGGATGTGGCATTGCCGGCGGGGCGACGGTTGCGGCCGCAGGATCTGGCTTTTATCGAGGCTTTGGGCGTGGCGCGGGTCACGGTGTTCGCACCGCTGCGCGTTGGGGTTTTGTCCACTGGGGACGAGTTGGTTGCGGCGGCACAGGATGTGCGCGCCGAAAAGACCTTTGACGCCAACAGGCCGATGTTGCTGGCGCTGGCCAAGGCCTGGGGGCACGCGCCGGTTGATCTGGGGCATGTTCGTGACGACCGTAAGGTCTTGAAAGAACGCCTGAATCAAGCGGCGGAACAATGTGACGTGGTGCTGACCTCGGGGGGCGCGTCGGCGGGGGATGAAGATCATGTCTCGGCGCTTTTGTCCTCGGAAGGGGTGTTGACCCATTGGCGGGTGGCGATAAAACCAGGTCGACCGCTAGCACTGGCGGTGTGGGATGGGATTCCGGTTTTTGGTTTGCCGGGGA is from uncultured Litoreibacter sp. and encodes:
- a CDS encoding formate dehydrogenase accessory sulfurtransferase FdhD, with the translated sequence MPNRDSAYLIAPSPARDGLTRGVTGVDHQGETQDIRVVEERPLTIFLNSREIVTAMTIGDYPDYLALGFLRNQAMLTDADEVTGIEYDEELGVVVVRTTVETDHEEKLAKKTRTSGCAVGTVFGDMMEELEGLTLPDAQVKTSDLYALAATINTTPSLYLEAGAIHGTVLSQGARPLVYMEDVGRHNAVDKVAGWMQAEGASAADKTLYTTGRLTSEMVMKCALMGIPVLASRSGFTAWGVELAQQVGLTLIGRMRGQRFMCLSGADRLVWDADPSAVADDPKRARRKSAT
- the mobA gene encoding molybdenum cofactor guanylyltransferase MobA — its product is MQQPAGVILAGGQSRRMGGGDKGMLRLGGQTLLERVTERLEPQVAELALNANGNPARFGTALPVVADSIDGFAGPLAGVLAGMDWAASRGHSHIVTAAADTPFFPCDLVPYLMLAAETAPIALAATPDPERGMSRHPTFGLWPVDLRDDLRAALEDGVRKVVQWTDRHGMALAEFGVTPFDPFFNVNTPDDMAQAEAYLA
- the mobB gene encoding molybdopterin-guanine dinucleotide biosynthesis protein B — its product is MKVFGVTGWKNSGKTGLMERLVAEFVSRGLTVSTLKHAHHSFDVDRPGKDSDRHRVAGAHQVLLSSSNRWALMTELRGADEPPLAELLAKLSPVDLVLVEGYKRDRHPKIEAHRGETGQPLIAPGDPTIRAVASDEELPDLDIPVIDLDDTTGIANFIAGQLEL
- a CDS encoding molybdopterin guanine dinucleotide synthesis, with translation MSLFDTYIMVDWSGGNDAGPTPRKDAIWACIARGGVTETPVYLRNREVAETWLTEMIADEIGAGRRVCAGFDFPFGYPRGFGAALTGSNDPLALWDWFADHIEDAPEGNNRCQVASDINALLEGVGPYWGNPYPTRDFAHLPRKGLARSNRDFPEKRAVEELAKGSFTCWQLSGAGAVGSQVMMGLPVLARLRHRFSGQVAAWPFEVLDRPVALVEIWPSLIAGAVARDMRAGEIKDAAQVRVLAGAVARLDAKGALEPLLRAGTAGDREGWILGVGFEAQLERAATGEVYA
- the glp gene encoding gephyrin-like molybdotransferase Glp, which produces MPDKALPNDCFALPQGVDWTPVDTALAALREALGPVVSREALPGASALGSILAEDLVAVRSNPPAANSAIDGYGFAFDTMTDDMPLVSGRAAAGAPFEGDLPAGSAIRILTGAVLPAGVDTVVMQEECELLEGNRVRFLARVKPGQNTREAGEDVRQGDVALPAGRRLRPQDLAFIEALGVARVTVFAPLRVGVLSTGDELVAAAQDVRAEKTFDANRPMLLALAKAWGHAPVDLGHVRDDRKVLKERLNQAAEQCDVVLTSGGASAGDEDHVSALLSSEGVLTHWRVAIKPGRPLALAVWDGIPVFGLPGNPVAAFVCSLIFARPTLSLMSGGGWLEPQGFDIPAAFRKSKKAGRREYLRARVTAEGRAEVFASEGSGRISGLSWADGLVELGDAARDVKEGDLVRYIPFSSFGI